From Coturnix japonica isolate 7356 chromosome 3, Coturnix japonica 2.1, whole genome shotgun sequence, the proteins below share one genomic window:
- the SUPT3H gene encoding transcription initiation protein SPT3 homolog isoform X3: protein MRKDKKKLRRLLKYMFFRDYKSKIVKGIEEDDLIEDKFSSNNTNKRQKLAQDFLNSIDQTGELLAMFEDDEIDDVKQERMERAERQTRMMDSVQYAEFCESRQLSFSKKASKFRDWLDCSSMEIKPNAVAMEILAYLAYETVAQLVDLALLVKQDMTPKAGDPFSHAISATFIQYHNSTEPHLLGQAAGVKTGLESPENTPPPTPTPPAPAGQQHLGKTPSGALGNGGIGQDSSKSKQRKRKKSAAACGMEAQSDAIQPSHIREAIRRYGHKIGPLSPFTGYNEPCNIACVGKC from the exons ATGCGCAAAGACAAG AAGAAGCTTAGGAGGCTGCTTAAGTACATGTTTTTTCGAGACTACAAATCTAAAATTGTGAAGGGCATAGAAGAAGATGACCTCATCGAAG ACAAGTTCAGCAGCAACAACACCAACAAACGGCAGAAGCTTGCTCAAGATTTTCTCAACTCCATTGACCAGACAGGAGAGCTCCTGGCCATGTTTGAAGATGATGAAATTGATGATGTCAAGCAAGAGCGAATGGAG AGAGCAGAAAGACAAACACGGATGATGGATTCAGTCCAGTACGCTGAATTTTGTGAAAGTCGGCAGTTGAGTTTTT CAAAGAAAGCATCCAAGTTTCGTGACTGGTTGGACTGTAGCAGTATGGAGATAAAGCCAAATGCGGTTGCAATGGAGATATTGGCCTATTTAGCATATGAGACTGTGGCACAG TTGGTGGACTTGGCCCTTTTGGTTAAACAAGACATGACTCCTAAGGCCGGTGACCCATTCAGTCATGCCATATCTGCCACCTTCATACAGTATCACAACTCTACTGAG CCACATCTCTTAGGGCAGGCTGCAGGTGTGAAGACTGGCCTTGAGTCTCCTGAAAACACACCACCCCCTACACCCACCCCACCAGCTCCTGCGGGGCAGCAGCATCTTGGGAAAACACCGTCAGGAGCGCTGGGGAATGGAGGGATTGGGCAGGACTCTTCCAAAtccaaacagaggaaaagaaaaaag agCGCTGCAGCCTGTGGTATGGAGGCTCAAAGCGATGCCATCCAGCCCAGCCACATCAGAGAGGCCATTCGGCGCTACGGCCACAAGATTGGCCCCCTATCCCCATTCACA